The Osmia bicornis bicornis chromosome 11, iOsmBic2.1, whole genome shotgun sequence genome includes the window ACACCGTTCACAGTGTCTCAAATGAGTATAGAGGAAACATACGATGCTAAcagattgaaaataatttttacagaGCTTACTTCTTGTAAAGAAGATTCTCAACAAAGAAACTGGATGCTTTATGAAGATGAATCTATTATTGTTGATTATATAAAGGAGCTTACTTCTATATTGGTATACATTATACTAGACAAACGAATTGTTTGATATTTAAGTAACTTACATGATTTATTAACATTGCAGACAAATGCAGATGCAAACGTATCTAGGTATGTTCTGCAACAGGATCAGTATAACGGggttaatatattaatacagtATTATCAAATGGAGCCAAGGTGGACTATCAGGCAGTTACTCTTACAGTCATTCGGAGTGATGTGTAGCCTGGATTCTGTGATTTTGACTATAATGTTAAACAGTATATTGCCTATGGAACTAGCAAGGTAATGTTAAGTAAATTCTATCGTTAGCTTGTACAAATATGTAACAGTTTAAAATGTGTCTTTCAATAGAGACATGAGGAGTAATCCTAGAAACGtgacgaaattaaattattcctcGTTATTACTTACTATGATTTTCTCAATGGGTGAACCTATGCCAGTTACGCATTTGGGTGAGTAAAGTAGGTAAATGCATTGTGTTTGTTGCATTAGCCTGCAACGCCTTTTTCGTCTGctacatataaatatttattgtaaattcTGTTACAGAGCAACTGGGTCCTGATTTTATAGCATTTGTTTTGGATTTGATAGAGAATCCACCAGACATGGATTTGGAAGATCAAATCCCAGACCTATTCGTGAATTTAATATTGTCTTACAATTTACAGTTCACAAACTCGGAAAACATAGTGCTGAATGCATTGAAGGAGAGAACAGTTGCAAAGAATTTCACTGAAAAAATCTTGCTACTGTTTAACAGGGAAGGTAGGATATTTGAAAAAGCGATGCATAAAATTAAGTTCCTAATAAACGTGGTTTGTTACAGAGGATCCTGTACGAATATTCGATCAtcaaccaccaccaccgcaTTCTGTTCTAAAGCTATTTATTGACTTGTTCAGTAATGATGTTACTGCAGGTCTCTTCTATACCAATGACGTGAAAGTTCTAATTGATATTATACTGCGTCAATTGTATGACATGTTCCCCGGCGATAAGGTATtgaaacataataaaaatttgtattgttCGTCACGTATGATTATAGGATAATCGTTAATTTTACAGCGCAGACAATATTTAGAATTATGCCGGAGAGTACTTCGTACTTCCAGTTACAATGAACACAGATATCGTTCAGAAGATTTGTTGAAATGTTTTACAAggtttgtattaattataaaatataatattttgttttgttacaataaaatgaaattaatcgCAGGATATTCTGCGAAGAGACTGGGGAAAGTCAGGAAGATCAGCAGTCGGTACGCGAGATTAGCAATGAATTTCCGCATTTATTTAAGATCTGACATTTGCTTTCGTCCTCCGACGATAAAGAATTGGAGGAAGACGACTTGCAGACTCTTGTGTAAGAAGACTTTACGCAATGACGAGAAGTGGCGAGGTATCAGGTTACCGATCAAAAAAATctcctttatttttctatcCTCTATTTTGCATATATATTTTGCTCAGCTAACGTAATTACCAAGAACGCACACGCGATTCGCAGAATTTTAAGCGCATCAGATTCTATTTTTCCCATTTTAATCTCTCGAGCAAACGATACTACTTATTCTAGATAAAAAAACAGAAtgcaaaaagaacaaaaacaataaatagatcagtatttgaaaattaatgtacatataaaggAGAAACTTTTTTTCTCGTTCTAAGCATGAGGACCATCGGAGTATATAGAATCATTCCAAGTACCCTAACTTAGATAAATGAATTAGTGTAATGAAATAAAGTAGTCTGACTGCACGGATAAACATTTTGATATTATATTAAAGACTAATTGGAGCACGTAGCAAGATTTAATCTCTATAAAAAGTTCTTTATGAAAATTCTTCGTTcggaaaaaaaatgaagaatttagttttaattaaatcaattaatgGTCTCTCTGTAAACTATTATAATAGTCTAGTCCACGTTTGTGCGTGTCCGAATAGTGTTCTAAGTCATACgttatttcttaatttatattaaattttttcttgTGAATGATATATAATTAGTATAcgattttgaaagaaattaacTATTCGTTTTGCAAGTTGTCGCGATCAAGGCGTTTAAAATTGTCGTGACGAAGTTTCAAAGTTTATTAGTGCCACTAATATTATAGTTATCAAACTTTCTAGTCTATTGCTAGCAACTCTATTTTTTAAGAATATTACACTGCGTTACGTTTTCGACTATTAACGTGTCAATTACAGAGAAATCTCAAATTATTGTGATTATAAAtcaaatgttaaaaaaaaaaaaaaaataaaaagtctAGCAGAACAGACATACTTGCATTGTTATTTGTTCTGATTAAAAAACAAGCGATTAAAGGTACCTTTTAACATAGAGATATAAATGCAACGATATTTTCGGTggtgttttattaataacaaataaatactgTCCATGAAAAACTTAGCAGGCGTGTTGCAAATATGTTTATCGAACCTGTGACtcgttatttatataattaatacgattatagtaattacgatttGTGTACAAGATTACAATTAATTTGTGACACTCttttaaaaaagagaaagagatatAAATCTGCTGCGAGGCGAGGCTGAAGCCATTTCGAAGCTGTTCCAAGATTCGACGAGCTTGCCCCTGAACAACTCACAGAGACGCGTCATCGTGTTAACTGACGAACCTCCTCTACGCTTTTTATACACCCAACCTGGTGCATtgcttttttttaaattt containing:
- the LOC114877726 gene encoding NCK-interacting protein with SH3 domain translates to MGDSSMRLENYEVLKALYDFKATFAKTLSFQEGDYFILYQTNTKQRNWWQVVNRDGQIGYIPSNYVTTEKVSSQVLIEFLEDCIANVKTETKKQSGLHLDKQDLLLRLIEKKRRAELHKKPKKHAPMPPDFGNVTPSREVSSSPVCNIKEADVNPAQSNTSYMTAQTTLHTNVEKEETPVVPQCQHSSISEPRKQSLPHQSSSDTQKIQKSPSQGSVRQTPTNSPAKKKASLCDINSHTAYQLLDQVRRNTQLSYEMSKVAVTVVVSGLQQLLPPNVSHYFDALLHQLETPFTVSQMSIEETYDANRLKIIFTELTSCKEDSQQRNWMLYEDESIIVDYIKELTSILTNADANVSRYVLQQDQYNGVNILIQYYQMEPRWTIRQLLLQSFGVMCSLDSVILTIMLNSILPMELARDMRSNPRNVTKLNYSSLLLTMIFSMGEPMPVTHLEQLGPDFIAFVLDLIENPPDMDLEDQIPDLFVNLILSYNLQFTNSENIVLNALKERTVAKNFTEKILLLFNREEDPVRIFDHQPPPPHSVLKLFIDLFSNDVTAGLFYTNDVKVLIDIILRQLYDMFPGDKRRQYLELCRRVLRTSSYNEHRYRSEDLLKCFTRIFCEETGESQEDQQSVREISNEFPHLFKI